Below is a window of Aphanothece sacrum FPU1 DNA.
TACTATCTGTTTTAGTTTGGGCCATGGCATATTCTAATCCCATGGCCCCTTGTCCTTCAAAACTGACTTGTTGACAGATTCCCAATAAAGCAGCGACTCCATCAAATAATCGCCCCACACTTGAAGTTAATGGGGCATTCAAATTACGAGATAACATTTGCTCAACTAAAGTTAATTCTTGCGGAGAAAATGTTGCGAATAAAGGTAATTTATCTGATATTTTTAATGAGCCAAATAATTCATAAATAAGTCCTAAAGCAATTTTTCTAAGGTCTTTAACTGCTTGATTTCCTCCAGGTAATTTAAAATGTCTAAAATGAGCAATTCTTTGATAATTATCAGTAGTTACTAAAAGAAATTCCCCACCCCAAATAGTACCATCATCTCCGTATCCTGTGCCATCCCAAGCTACTCCCAATACAGGCAGATTGACTTGATTTTCTGCCATACAAGATAGAACATGAGCATAATGATGTTGTACCTTAACTAACGGTAAATTTTGACTATTAGCGAACTGACTAGAAAGATAATCAGGATGAGTATCACAAGCAATTATTTCCGGTTTAAACTCATAAATATCTGTTAAACTTTCCATAACTTGATAAAAAGATTGTAAGGCTTCTTTGGTTCCTAAATCTCCTATATGTTGACTGATAAAAACTTGATTATTTTGTAAAATAGCAACGGTATTTTTTAAATGTCCACCTACTGCCAAAATAGATTGATTACAGGGCAATTTATCACTAATTTTAAGAGGAAAAGGTGCATATCCTCTAGCACGACGGATACTCATTTCTCTGTCCCCCATTACTCTAACTACGGAATCATCAACAGGGCGAATAATTGGGCGATTATGGACTAAAAATAAATCAGCAATATGGCCTAATCTTTGTAATGCTTCTTCATTATCAATACAAATAGGTTCATCAGCAATATTTCCACTCGTAGCGATTACTGGAACTCCCAAATCTTTGAGTAATAAATGATGTAAAGGTGTTCCTGGTAACATAACTCCTAAATAGGGATTATTCGGAGCAATAGATTCCCATAAATCATTGGTTTCTTTTTTCTTTTTTAGTAAAACAATTGGATTTTCAGGAGAGGTTAATAGTTGTTCTTCCAAGTAACTAACCTCACAATCATTTTTAATTAATTCTAATGAAGGGTACATCAAAGCAAATGGTTTATGAGGACGGACTTTACGTTGTCTTAATTGATTAATTGCTGTTAAATTATTAGCATCTACAATTAAATGAAATCCTCCTAATCCTTTAATCGCTATAATTTTACCATCTTTAATAGCATTTACTGTATTTTTTAACGCTTCATTTTTAATGCCTAATACGCTTCTTTTTTTATCCCATAATGCTAATTGAGGGCCACAAGATGGACAAGCATTAGGTTGAGCATGAAATCGTCTATCAAAAGGGTTTTGATATTCATTTTCACACTGAGAACAGAGGCTAAAATGTTTCATCGTTGTGTGAAGACGATCATAGGGTAAAGCTTTAATAATTGTATAACGGGGGCCGCAATTTGTACAATTAGTAAAAGGATAATAATAACGTCGATTATGAGGAGCGAAAATATCTTTTAAACAATCAGAACAAGTGGCTAAATCTGGTAAAATAATAACCGTTTTTTCTCCACTAATACTATGACGAATTTCAAAAGTTGTATATCCGAGATAGTCTAACCAAGTTTTTTCAAGGCTTTGAATTTGCGATCGCGGCGGTTTTTCTAAGGTAATACGAGTTAAAAAAGTGTCAAGTATTGCTGGTTTTCCTTCTACTTCAATGAATACTCCAGAAGCAGAATTATTGACCCATCCGACTAACTGTAATTCGGTAGCAAGTCGATAGATAAAGGGACGAAATCCGACTCCTTGGACGGCTCCTTTAATGATTAATTTTAAACGCTTTTTGGTCATTTTTATTGATATTTATTTAGGGTTGAATTGAATAATTTTCAGCAATAAACTTTTGAATTAATTGACTTAAAGCTTCCGAAGAGTATTGACTAATAAGATAAGCTTTAAATGGTTCTTTTTGACTCAAATATGTAGTATAAGATGCTTGAAGATAAGGACGATAATCGGAATTTTTACTAATATAATTTTCAAAAAAAGCTAACATTAAAGCATTACTATATTGATAAAGTAATTCAGGATTAGGAAGAGTAAGATTAGAGATAGATTCAATTATATTAGTCATTCCTGCATCTAAGTTAGAAAAATCAAGGTGAGCTTGTCCTTCTACTAATAATAAATATTTATCAGGTGTTCTTAACCAAGGAAAAGAACGAATTTGTTCAAAAATAGCAGGAGTAGCAGCATCATAATTTCCTGCTCCAATAAAAACAGGAATTTTAATCTGACTTAAACCTTGAGAACCAAAAATACTACTATTAACTGGATTCGCTGCAAAAATTGCTTTGACTCGTTCATCTCTAAAATTATAAGATTTTTTTTCTAATTTTAAAGCTCGACATTGAAGCAATAAGGATAGATTTAGATAACTAAATTTTTTGTTACATTCTCGTTCTAAATTTTCAAAATGAAGGGTAGCACCAGCTAACGCTAAAGCGGTATAACCCCCTAAAGAATGACCTAATACTCCTACATTTTTCAGATCAAGTTTACCTTTAAATTCTGTTTGATTTCGTCGTTCTAATTCATCAATAACATAACTAATATCTTGAGGACGATCCTTAAATTCATTAATATCAAAAATCTCCCCAGTATACCCACCTAAAAGGTCTTGAATTTTTTGATAATCACTACCAGGATGTTGAGGAATAACAACAACATAACCATAAGAAGTTAGATATTCTGCGTGTTTATAAAAATCTTCAGGACGAGATGCTAAACCATGAGACATAATAATTACAGGTGTTTTTTCTTGTCTCCATTTTTTAGGTTTATAAAGATCAACATAAAAGCGACGGTTACGATTTTTATCAGTTAATAACCATCTTTTTTTAGGAGCGATTCCTAAAGTACCTGGTTGCCGTAAATCACGTAAATTAGAAAAATTAACAGGTTTTTCTTTTTTGGCTTCTATTGTTGACAATTGAGCAATTTCAACAGAAAATAATTGAGTAGCTTTAACAACAATTTTTATAGCGTCAGATAAAGCGAAGGTTTGTTCTAAGTCTATTTGTAGATTGGTTGGTAGTTTACGCAAAACATTAATTAGGGTTAAACCTTCTGGTTCAAATGCAGCTTGTACTAAAGCTCCTCTTAACGCATATTTTCCATTTCTTCCTCCTTGAATTTTCATAAATTTACCGAAATTAGTTAGAATTTCTTCCCCGATTTGTGTCTTTAGAAATCGGGATAATTGTACAGGATTAATTTTATGAGGTTGAAATAAAGCTTCTCTAAACTTATTTTTTTCAGATTCATTAAGCCCACCTATATTAAAATAAAATTCTAGATTTTTGTCAACAATTCCTGTTTGAGCAAATTTTTCTAAAGAACTAATTCTGACAGATAAATTTAAGCCGCCATAGATTAAATATACTTGTTCTGCTGCCAGAATAGGAAAAGCAGTTAAAACCGTGAAAAAGGTAGCAATAATTAAGGAAAGAAACCGCATCGAATTAAAATTATCAACAAAAATCATAGCTAAATAGATAATTATGTCAAGGGTTAAAATTTCGTCTATGATAGCAAAATAATCACTTTTCTTTAATTATGCTCTTCCTGATGTCTAAAAAATCATCTTACTGGTTTTTCGGGTTACTACTAATGTTTATGGTCATCCTGACAACCTACTATTTTAAAGCAGGAATGATGGGGTTGACTGTCTTTATTTTAGCTTATTTAACCAAAGGAATGCGACGTAGGAAAATTAAAAGTCACATTGCATCAAATGATCTATAAAAAAGTTAGCTAATTTAAGGTTTAATTTAAAAGACGAAAAGAATCAAAAAAGCTGAGAATATTGGCAGAAATTGTCTCAGTATTCTTTTGTCCAGCCGCTAGAATGTAAATTCTTTGGTTGATCAAATAAAGATGAAAACTAATCAATTCATTATTCTGTTTCATTGTTAATTCCTTGCCAAAATATTGTTGCCACGTAATATTATTTTCTGTCAATAAAGTAAACTTTGTTTCTTGAATAATACCATTTTTTATGGATAATAGTAATTGATTAGGATCACCTAATTGACTCGGATTCAATGGTTCAGAATAAGCAGCTACAAAGCGATAAATTTGGGGTTGAGTAGCGAATACTTCAAAAGATAATTCACTGGTTCCTAAATTAAGTTTAACTGTTTCTTGACTTTGAATTCCTTGGGGCATCCAGACAGAAAAACCTCCATCCCTAAAGAGATATTTTTGCCAGATTAGTTGTCCTTGATCAATGGTTAAAAGTTGGGAAGGATGTTCAACTGTTGTTGATGGTTGTTGTTGGTCTTGTTGTAGTCTTTGGATTTCCTGATCCATGATCATTTGTCCATCCCTAAAAAACGTAGGACGATCTAATCTTCCTTGAGCAAAACTAGGATTAATCGGTTGTAATATTAGACTAATTAATATTATGATAAACTTTGGATCAACCTTCATATAATTAATGGACTTCATAGGGATATTTTTAATTAAGATATGTCACAATTAATCAATCTGATAAAACAAAAAGTTGCCATCTTAAAACCATAGGGAGACTTCCACCAAATCGCAGGAAAACAACCCACCGGAGCGGATAAGCTAAAATCCCAGTTATCATAGTTATTACCTTGCCATTTTCCCTCTTTTCGCCAACCAACCTGATCGCCATATTTTTCTAGAACCTGAGTATTTTGCGCCCTGAGAGTATCTAGACTACCACCTACTTCTTGATAAATGGTTAATTGTTTACTAAAACCAAAGCGATTATCACTATAATCTTGCCAAAGACGATCAATTACTTTTAAAATATTACAAGGAAATTTTGTCATATCATCTGGGGTTAAATCATCTCGACTTTTGTTCACTGCATCGAGAATAACAACAGTAGTTTCTAGATCTGCTTCCTTAAATTTTCCTGCCATTAATAAACTTTGTAATTTACCATATCGATCCAAATCAGATACGAGTTTCAGCTTTTCTTCTAAATAAGTCACACGGTTATTCAGAGATTGTAATTGACCGAGAATTTCTGTCCATTGAGTGTTATTATCGATTTCGGGTAAGGGTTCAGACATAATTAAATTTGTGTCGCCAATTAATGGTATCTTGGGAAAGTTTAGACAAATCTCAGGAAAAATTCAGCTATCCTCGTTTTAATATTCTTATATTCGCGGAAGTGGAGATTTTTCCTAAAAGAGGTACTATTACCCTGTCTAGTGTTTTATACTGCTCATTATCTTAGTTTACACAATTTTGGCATCTGTTACCTACTTTATGACTTCTATGGCTAATTCTCAATCATCAGTTAATTCCTCTTCAATCGCTAATTATAATATTGAACAAACTGTTCTTGAACGTTATCAAGCGGGGGCAAAAGTACAACAACCTAGCTTATGTTGTCCTACTGATTATGATGGCAATTATTTAACAATTTTACCCCAAGAAATTGTAGAAAAAGACTATGGTTGTGGTGATCCCACTCGTTATGTTTCTGAAGGAGAAACGGTTCTAGATTTGGGATCAGGTACGGGTAAAAATTGTTATATTTTAGCACAAAAAGTTGGGGCAACTGGACAAATCATTGGGGTAGATTTTAATGATGAAATGTTAAAAATTGCCCGTAAATATCAACAAGACATTGCTGACAAAATTGGCTACTATAATACTAAATTTGTCAAGGGAAAAATTCAAGATTTAACCTTAGATTTAGATCTGGTAGAGACTTGGTTAAAAGAATACCCAGTTAACTCTATTGAGCGGTTAAGTCAGTTGGAAACTGAATGTGATCGTCTACGTCAACAGTCCCCTTTAATTGCAGATAATAGCATTGATGTGGTCATTTCTAATTGTGTTTTAAATTTAGTGCGTCCCCAAGACAAGGGGCTGTTATTTAAAGAACTTTATCGAGTCTTAAAACGAGGGGGAAGGGCGGTTATTTCTGATATTGTTTGTGATGAAGATCCGACACCTACTATTATCAATGATCCGGATTTATGGAGTGGCTGTATTGCAGGAGCATTTCGGGAAGATCAGTTCATAAAAATGTTTGAAAATGCTGGATTTTATGGCATTGAAATACTCAAAAGAGAAGAAACTCCTTGGCAAGTTATTGATGGAATTGAGTTTCGTTCCGTAACTATTCGTGCATATAAAGGGAAAGATGGCCCCTGTTTAGAAAGAAAACAATCTATCATTTATAAAGGCCCTTGGAAACAAGTTCAAGATGATGATGGACATATCTTTTGTCGAGGGGAAAGAATGGCTGTTTGTGATAAAACTTACCAAATTTTAACCCGTTGTGATAGTCCCTATCAAACACATATTATTCCTGTTCCTCCTTATCAAGAAATTCCTCTAGAACAAGCAACAGAATTTAGCTGTAAAAATAAAGCAATTCGTCATCCTAAAGAGACTAAAGGATTAGACTATAAGTTAACAGTTACAACTCAAGATATAGACTGTTGTAGTCCTGGTGAATGTTGTTAATTTAAGATTAATCGTGGATGTGAAATGGGCATCTTGTCCATCACAGGCAAGATGCGGCTTGCCACAATTATTTATATTTCAAATGGAAACAATATATTCAATAAAAAACAGGAAAAATAAATTAATGATCACTCCCAATATTTTATCTATTACACCCTTTAGTAAAAAGCTAACTAAAACTTTAAATAAACAAAAAATAACGGTTTTACAAATTAATTTAGGTAAAAAATGTAACTTAGCTTGTAACCATTGTCATGTAGAAGCAGGGCCAAAACGAACTGAGGAATTATCCCCCGAAGTTTGTCAACAATTAATCGAAATTATCAACCGTTTTCCTCAATTAGAAACCGTTGATTTAACGGGAGGCGCACCCGAAATGAATTACGGATTTCGTCCCCTAGTAGAAGCAGCTAAAGCAGCAGGTAAAGATGTCATTGTTAGATCTAATTTAACCATCTATTTTGAATCTGGATTTGAAGATTTACCAGAATATTTTACTACAAATAAATTACATATTATTGCTTCTTTACCTTGCTATTTAGAGGATAATGTAAATCAACAAAGAGGAGTAGGTGTTTATGACAAATCTATTAAAGCTTTACAAATTTTAAATCAATTAGGCTATGGTACAAATCTTAACTTACAACTCGATTTAGTTTATAATCCTCCTGTACCAAGACATAATAAATTCTCCTTAACTCCGAATCAAGCACAATTAGAACAAGATTATAAAACCTTTCTGAAACAACAATTTAATATTGTTTTTAATAATCTTTTTACTATTCTTAATATTCCTGTTGGCAGGACTAAAAATTATTTACAAACTCAACACTTATATATTCCTTATCTTAAGTTTTTGGAATCCAATTATAATGAACAAACAGTTAATAATTTAATGTGTCGCAATGAACTATCAATTGATTATAATGGTAATATCTATGATTGTGATTTTAATCAAATGGAAAATTTACAAGCTATAGATTTTCAAGGAGAAAAATTAACTATTAAACACCTTTTAGAAGCCAATAGTCTAGATTTAATTGAACAAGTAAAAACTGCATCCTATTGCTACGGATGTACAGCCGGAAGTGGTTCAAGTTGCGGAGGTTCACTGTTATAAAATGTCAAAAAAATCCGTCAAATTTATCATAATTGCCTTATTATTAGTAGCCTTATTTATCCTCGCTAATAAATTAGGAATTAGTCAAGTAATTAACCAAACATTACAAACTGTTCTCCAATGGATAGATAGTTTAGGAACTTTAGGATATATTGTCTTTATTCTCATCTATATTTTAGCCACTGTATGTTTAATTTCAGGGGCAGTTTTAACTCTCGGTGCAGGCGTTATTTTTAGTGTAGTAAAAGGCTCAATTTTAGTCTCCATTGCCTCAACTTTAGCTGCAACTGTTGCCTTTATCATTGGAAGATATTTTGCTAGAGGATGGGTATCTCAAAAAATTCAACAATACCCTAAATTTACAAATATTGATGAGGAAGTAGCTAAAGAAGGTTGGAAAATTGTGGGATTAACTCGTTTATCTCCTGTCTTTCCTTTTGTCTTTTTGAATTATGCTTTTAGTATCACAAAAGTGTCTTTAAAAGACTATATATTAGCCTCTTGGATAGGTATGATGCCAGGAACTATAATGTATGTTTATCTAGGTTCTTTAATTGGTAATATTGCCACAATAGGGGCAGGAGTAAGAGAAAAAACAACCCTCGAATGGGGATTATATATTGTTGGTTTAATGGCTACAGTTGCTGTTAGTATTTATATAACAAAAATTGCTAAGAAGGCTTTAGATAGTCAAATTAAAGAAAACCCTACTGAAAAAAAAGAACCCGTTGAATCGTGAAAACTAAATGGCCTACTCCTACTAAACTGAATCAACCTACTAAAAAAACAAATATTATCAGAAGTTTTCCCGTTTTTAAAAACTTAAAACTTTGGTTGATTTTAAGCTTTATTTTAGTTGTTATTATCTGTATTTTTAGTCCAATTAACATTATCTTTGATCAACAATTTATCCTGACAATTCTGCAAAAATATCCTTCTTATAGTGTCATTTTCTTTATTTTTGGCTATATCATTTTAACAGTTATTGGTATTCCTGGTACTGTTTTAACAATTGCTGGTGGTATCCTATTTGGTATCTTTTGGGGAACATTTTGGTCAGTAATTGGAGCTAGTTTAGGAGCATTAGGAGCATTTTTAACCGCCCGTTATTTATTACGGGATTATGTGCAGAAAAAATTTGGTCATCATCAACTATTAGCTAACTTTCAGCAAGCTGTATTACGCCAACCTATAAAGTTTGTTTTAGCCGTTAGATTTGCTCCTATTTCTCCGTTTAATGTTGTTAATTTCCTCTTTGGATTAACTCCTATTAATTGGTTAACCTATACTTTAGGGACTTTTGTCGGAATTATTCCAGGAACTTTAGTTTATACTTGGTTAGGAGTCAGTGGAACTAATGCTGTACAAGGAAGCGATCGCTTATCATTTTTTGTCGCATTAGGATTTCTTTGTTTACTTTCTATTCTGCCGATGATTGCTCGTCAAAATCAACCTAAATCATCATCATAATTATCTCAGGATTGGGTGTTTAAACATTGCATTAATTGAGAGATTTGTTGTTGATTGAAAATTTGATGTAATACATTAGCAATTGCTTGGGGATCTAAACTGATAAGAATATGAGGAAGTTGGCTAGTGGCTAATTGTTGTAACTCTTGACTGGTGCTAATTTTTTCAGATTTTCCTAATTCTATATAATCGACTCCTTGCTTAAGTTCTTGAATAATTACAGTGGCTAAAGTACGATAGGAATGTTGAGGATTCCCTATAGCTTCAGATGCGGTTTTAGTTAAAGTTTGCCAGCCTTTTTCTTTGGGGGCTAATTGGGCTAATTGACTACACAATTTCTGAAGACTACGACGACTTTGTAAAGTGGCTTCTCCTTTAAATAAAGTTAACATTTCCTTGAGTAAACTACGAACTTGACTAGGGATATCTAAGTCGGTTACAGTAGTTAAATGCGGAGGATCTTGGGTAACAATTTGATTAAGATAGGCTTGTAATTCTACAAAGAAAGGGGCCGCATCTTTGACGATAACGTCTGCTTCATCAGCTTTGAGTCCAACACGACTTTGTAACTTTTCTACTAAATCGTGTAGAACATCGTACCCTTTTAAAAAGAGAGATTCTAATTTTTGATCCACTGGAACTGCATTTTCCCGCAGAATTTTAAACGCATCTTCTAAACGGTGAGCAATCTTTTGAATACTGCCATATCCTAACATGGCTGCCCCTCCTTTGATAGAATGGGCCGCGCGAAACATTTCATTGAGTCTTTCTTGATCTTTGACCACAGAAGATAGTTCTAAAAGCCCTTTTTCTAGAGTTTCTAAGTGTTCTTTTGCTTCTTCAATGAAATAACCGAGTATTTTTTGCTGATCCAAAATCGTTTTCTCCCATCAATTAGGCACTACAATTTTAGAATTCCCTAAAATTTGGGGAAAATAACAGGGAAGATAAAATAATGGAGAAT
It encodes the following:
- the hypF gene encoding carbamoyltransferase HypF, producing the protein MTKKRLKLIIKGAVQGVGFRPFIYRLATELQLVGWVNNSASGVFIEVEGKPAILDTFLTRITLEKPPRSQIQSLEKTWLDYLGYTTFEIRHSISGEKTVIILPDLATCSDCLKDIFAPHNRRYYYPFTNCTNCGPRYTIIKALPYDRLHTTMKHFSLCSQCENEYQNPFDRRFHAQPNACPSCGPQLALWDKKRSVLGIKNEALKNTVNAIKDGKIIAIKGLGGFHLIVDANNLTAINQLRQRKVRPHKPFALMYPSLELIKNDCEVSYLEEQLLTSPENPIVLLKKKKETNDLWESIAPNNPYLGVMLPGTPLHHLLLKDLGVPVIATSGNIADEPICIDNEEALQRLGHIADLFLVHNRPIIRPVDDSVVRVMGDREMSIRRARGYAPFPLKISDKLPCNQSILAVGGHLKNTVAILQNNQVFISQHIGDLGTKEALQSFYQVMESLTDIYEFKPEIIACDTHPDYLSSQFANSQNLPLVKVQHHYAHVLSCMAENQVNLPVLGVAWDGTGYGDDGTIWGGEFLLVTTDNYQRIAHFRHFKLPGGNQAVKDLRKIALGLIYELFGSLKISDKLPLFATFSPQELTLVEQMLSRNLNAPLTSSVGRLFDGVAALLGICQQVSFEGQGAMGLEYAMAQTKTDSIYNYKIVGSNFPLIIDWELIIRGILDDIANQVTHAEIAAKFHNTLVEIIVKIAHKIGQKNVVLTGGCWQNKYLTERSIIRLRQENFTPIWHQKVPPNDGGIALGQIIAALFSYKYSVSASTGLTMLNQ
- a CDS encoding alpha/beta hydrolase, whose product is MRFLSLIIATFFTVLTAFPILAAEQVYLIYGGLNLSVRISSLEKFAQTGIVDKNLEFYFNIGGLNESEKNKFREALFQPHKINPVQLSRFLKTQIGEEILTNFGKFMKIQGGRNGKYALRGALVQAAFEPEGLTLINVLRKLPTNLQIDLEQTFALSDAIKIVVKATQLFSVEIAQLSTIEAKKEKPVNFSNLRDLRQPGTLGIAPKKRWLLTDKNRNRRFYVDLYKPKKWRQEKTPVIIMSHGLASRPEDFYKHAEYLTSYGYVVVIPQHPGSDYQKIQDLLGGYTGEIFDINEFKDRPQDISYVIDELERRNQTEFKGKLDLKNVGVLGHSLGGYTALALAGATLHFENLERECNKKFSYLNLSLLLQCRALKLEKKSYNFRDERVKAIFAANPVNSSIFGSQGLSQIKIPVFIGAGNYDAATPAIFEQIRSFPWLRTPDKYLLLVEGQAHLDFSNLDAGMTNIIESISNLTLPNPELLYQYSNALMLAFFENYISKNSDYRPYLQASYTTYLSQKEPFKAYLISQYSSEALSQLIQKFIAENYSIQP
- a CDS encoding GUN4 domain-containing protein: MSEPLPEIDNNTQWTEILGQLQSLNNRVTYLEEKLKLVSDLDRYGKLQSLLMAGKFKEADLETTVVILDAVNKSRDDLTPDDMTKFPCNILKVIDRLWQDYSDNRFGFSKQLTIYQEVGGSLDTLRAQNTQVLEKYGDQVGWRKEGKWQGNNYDNWDFSLSAPVGCFPAIWWKSPYGFKMATFCFIRLINCDIS
- a CDS encoding methyltransferase domain-containing protein yields the protein MANSQSSVNSSSIANYNIEQTVLERYQAGAKVQQPSLCCPTDYDGNYLTILPQEIVEKDYGCGDPTRYVSEGETVLDLGSGTGKNCYILAQKVGATGQIIGVDFNDEMLKIARKYQQDIADKIGYYNTKFVKGKIQDLTLDLDLVETWLKEYPVNSIERLSQLETECDRLRQQSPLIADNSIDVVISNCVLNLVRPQDKGLLFKELYRVLKRGGRAVISDIVCDEDPTPTIINDPDLWSGCIAGAFREDQFIKMFENAGFYGIEILKREETPWQVIDGIEFRSVTIRAYKGKDGPCLERKQSIIYKGPWKQVQDDDGHIFCRGERMAVCDKTYQILTRCDSPYQTHIIPVPPYQEIPLEQATEFSCKNKAIRHPKETKGLDYKLTVTTQDIDCCSPGECC
- the arsS gene encoding arsenosugar biosynthesis radical SAM (seleno)protein ArsS (Some members of this family are selenoproteins.), whose protein sequence is MITPNILSITPFSKKLTKTLNKQKITVLQINLGKKCNLACNHCHVEAGPKRTEELSPEVCQQLIEIINRFPQLETVDLTGGAPEMNYGFRPLVEAAKAAGKDVIVRSNLTIYFESGFEDLPEYFTTNKLHIIASLPCYLEDNVNQQRGVGVYDKSIKALQILNQLGYGTNLNLQLDLVYNPPVPRHNKFSLTPNQAQLEQDYKTFLKQQFNIVFNNLFTILNIPVGRTKNYLQTQHLYIPYLKFLESNYNEQTVNNLMCRNELSIDYNGNIYDCDFNQMENLQAIDFQGEKLTIKHLLEANSLDLIEQVKTASYCYGCTAGSGSSCGGSLL
- a CDS encoding TVP38/TMEM64 family protein, which translates into the protein MSKKSVKFIIIALLLVALFILANKLGISQVINQTLQTVLQWIDSLGTLGYIVFILIYILATVCLISGAVLTLGAGVIFSVVKGSILVSIASTLAATVAFIIGRYFARGWVSQKIQQYPKFTNIDEEVAKEGWKIVGLTRLSPVFPFVFLNYAFSITKVSLKDYILASWIGMMPGTIMYVYLGSLIGNIATIGAGVREKTTLEWGLYIVGLMATVAVSIYITKIAKKALDSQIKENPTEKKEPVES
- a CDS encoding TVP38/TMEM64 family protein, coding for MKTKWPTPTKLNQPTKKTNIIRSFPVFKNLKLWLILSFILVVIICIFSPINIIFDQQFILTILQKYPSYSVIFFIFGYIILTVIGIPGTVLTIAGGILFGIFWGTFWSVIGASLGALGAFLTARYLLRDYVQKKFGHHQLLANFQQAVLRQPIKFVLAVRFAPISPFNVVNFLFGLTPINWLTYTLGTFVGIIPGTLVYTWLGVSGTNAVQGSDRLSFFVALGFLCLLSILPMIARQNQPKSSS
- a CDS encoding Hpt domain-containing protein, with amino-acid sequence MDQQKILGYFIEEAKEHLETLEKGLLELSSVVKDQERLNEMFRAAHSIKGGAAMLGYGSIQKIAHRLEDAFKILRENAVPVDQKLESLFLKGYDVLHDLVEKLQSRVGLKADEADVIVKDAAPFFVELQAYLNQIVTQDPPHLTTVTDLDIPSQVRSLLKEMLTLFKGEATLQSRRSLQKLCSQLAQLAPKEKGWQTLTKTASEAIGNPQHSYRTLATVIIQELKQGVDYIELGKSEKISTSQELQQLATSQLPHILISLDPQAIANVLHQIFNQQQISQLMQCLNTQS